The following are from one region of the Actinopolyspora halophila DSM 43834 genome:
- a CDS encoding mandelate racemase/muconate lactonizing enzyme family protein has translation MKITKIEPLVLGTPWRDLTYVRLHTDDGFVGVGETRMLGHTEALLGYLNEAARNHVVGADPFNIEALVWRMKRGDYGRAGEVVMSGIACVEMACWDIVGKALGEPVWRLLGGNVRDRVKAYANGWYTVERTPEQFHEAARSVVDGGYRALKFDPFGPGRWELEPAESRRSVELVEAVRDAVGPDVEILVEMHGRFTPAEATRIAGELARFSPSWIEEPVPPENIEALSKVSAATPLAVATGERIHDRFEYREVFSRQAADVIQPDIGHFGGISETRKVAATAETHYVLLAPHNVGGPVLTAANLHLAAVTENFKIQEHFNDFADAHVKQAAPGLPEVEDGYFALPSGPGLGVELDVDFVREHPAGGARFDLYAEDWQFRGTKEKTS, from the coding sequence GTGAAAATCACGAAGATCGAACCCCTGGTCCTCGGGACTCCCTGGAGGGATCTGACCTACGTCCGCCTGCACACCGACGACGGATTCGTCGGGGTGGGGGAGACGCGGATGCTCGGACACACCGAGGCGTTGCTCGGCTACCTCAACGAGGCCGCGCGCAACCACGTCGTCGGCGCCGATCCGTTCAACATCGAAGCGCTGGTGTGGCGGATGAAGCGCGGTGACTACGGCCGAGCGGGCGAGGTCGTGATGTCCGGTATCGCCTGCGTGGAGATGGCGTGCTGGGACATCGTCGGCAAGGCGCTGGGCGAACCGGTGTGGCGACTGCTCGGCGGCAACGTCCGGGACCGGGTCAAGGCCTACGCCAACGGCTGGTACACGGTGGAACGTACTCCGGAGCAGTTCCACGAGGCGGCCCGTTCGGTGGTGGACGGCGGTTATCGAGCGCTGAAGTTCGACCCGTTCGGTCCGGGACGGTGGGAACTGGAGCCCGCGGAGTCGCGCCGCTCGGTCGAACTGGTGGAAGCCGTCCGGGACGCGGTGGGCCCCGACGTCGAGATCCTCGTCGAGATGCACGGGCGGTTCACCCCGGCCGAGGCGACCCGGATAGCCGGTGAGCTGGCCCGTTTCTCGCCCAGCTGGATCGAGGAGCCGGTCCCGCCGGAGAACATCGAGGCGCTGAGCAAGGTCTCCGCGGCGACTCCGCTGGCGGTGGCGACCGGGGAGCGCATCCACGACCGCTTCGAGTACCGGGAAGTGTTCTCCCGGCAGGCGGCCGACGTGATCCAGCCCGACATAGGGCACTTCGGAGGCATCTCGGAGACCCGCAAGGTGGCCGCCACCGCGGAGACCCACTACGTGCTGCTCGCCCCGCACAACGTCGGCGGGCCGGTGCTCACGGCCGCGAACCTGCATCTCGCCGCGGTGACCGAGAACTTCAAGATCCAGGAGCACTTCAACGACTTCGCGGACGCGCACGTGAAGCAGGCGGCACCCGGGCTGCCCGAGGTCGAGGACGGTTACTTCGCGCTGCCCTCCGGCCCCGGACTCGGGGTGGAACTCGACGTGGACTTCGTGCGCGAACATCCGGCGGGCGGAGCACGTTTCGACCTTTACGCCGAGGACTGGCAGTTCCGCGGCACGAAGGAGAAGACCTCATGA
- the kdgD gene encoding 5-dehydro-4-deoxyglucarate dehydratase, protein MTRCTPNQLAARLGSGLLSFPVTHFREDLGFDEARYREHINWLASFEAAGLFAAGGTGEFFSLTPSEVERVVAAAVSEAPAELPVVAPAGYGTGMAVEMARSAERTGADGVLLFPPYLTECDRRGLATHVRTVCAATELGVVVYNRANGVLDDVTLAELAEQCPNLVGFKDGVGNVDAMTRIRARIGDRLTYVGGLPTAEMFALPYAELGVTTYSSAMFNFVPRYALDFYEAVRNRDAETVHENIRNFVLPYCELRDRRRGYAVSIVKAGMKAVGRPAGPVRPPLVDLDAGELDSLTRLIEG, encoded by the coding sequence ATGACTCGTTGTACGCCGAATCAACTGGCAGCACGGCTCGGTTCGGGGCTCTTGTCGTTCCCGGTCACGCATTTCCGCGAGGATCTGGGTTTCGACGAGGCGCGGTACCGCGAGCACATCAACTGGCTCGCGAGTTTCGAGGCCGCGGGGCTGTTCGCGGCGGGAGGTACCGGAGAGTTCTTCTCGCTGACTCCCTCCGAAGTGGAGAGAGTGGTCGCGGCAGCCGTCTCCGAAGCCCCCGCGGAACTGCCCGTGGTGGCGCCTGCCGGTTACGGGACCGGAATGGCCGTGGAGATGGCCCGCTCCGCGGAGCGAACGGGAGCGGACGGAGTGCTGCTCTTCCCGCCCTACCTGACCGAGTGCGATCGGCGGGGACTGGCCACTCACGTGCGGACGGTCTGCGCGGCCACCGAACTGGGCGTGGTCGTCTACAACCGGGCGAACGGTGTGCTGGACGACGTCACGCTCGCCGAACTGGCCGAGCAGTGCCCCAACCTGGTCGGTTTCAAGGACGGTGTGGGCAATGTGGACGCCATGACCAGGATCCGGGCCCGCATAGGTGATCGGCTCACCTACGTGGGAGGGCTGCCGACAGCCGAGATGTTCGCGCTGCCCTACGCGGAGTTGGGCGTGACCACCTACTCCTCGGCCATGTTCAACTTCGTGCCCCGGTACGCGCTCGACTTCTACGAGGCGGTCCGCAACAGGGACGCGGAGACGGTCCACGAGAACATCAGGAACTTCGTCCTGCCGTACTGCGAGCTCAGGGATCGGCGCCGCGGCTACGCGGTGAGCATCGTCAAAGCGGGGATGAAGGCGGTCGGCCGTCCCGCCGGGCCGGTACGTCCTCCCCTGGTGGACCTCGACGCGGGCGAGCTGGACAGCCTGACCCGACTGATCGAGGGCTGA
- a CDS encoding IclR family transcriptional regulator, whose translation MARAVPALQRAFDILELFLDEAELSAPEITTKLELPRTTVHELLGTLVERGYLTHAGGSGSRYRLGVRSFQLGSAYADRLDLAREGQLAAEETSRECNETVHIGIREGTEVLYIAKVDSGHPVRMVSAVGRRLPAHCTAVGKALLAPLPAEKLDELYDASTLSPMTANSITDHRSLLAELAEVRARSGQAREHCESNDSVACVAAPVYDHSSEVVAAMSIAVPILRWDERVERELAGTVVRGAANLSERLGHRAGG comes from the coding sequence GTGGCACGAGCAGTACCCGCTTTGCAGCGGGCTTTCGACATACTGGAACTGTTCCTGGACGAAGCGGAACTGAGCGCCCCGGAGATCACCACCAAGCTGGAACTCCCCCGCACGACGGTGCACGAGCTGCTCGGCACGCTCGTGGAGCGCGGATACCTCACCCACGCGGGGGGCAGCGGTTCCAGGTACAGACTGGGCGTCCGGAGCTTCCAACTGGGGTCCGCCTACGCCGACCGGCTGGATCTCGCCCGTGAGGGACAACTCGCGGCCGAGGAGACCTCGCGGGAGTGCAACGAGACCGTGCACATCGGAATCCGCGAGGGCACCGAAGTGCTCTACATAGCCAAGGTGGACAGCGGGCACCCGGTACGCATGGTCTCGGCCGTGGGAAGGCGTCTCCCCGCCCACTGCACGGCGGTGGGCAAGGCTCTGCTGGCACCACTTCCCGCGGAAAAGCTCGACGAGCTCTACGACGCGAGCACGCTGTCACCGATGACCGCCAACAGCATCACCGACCACCGGAGCCTGCTCGCGGAGCTCGCCGAGGTGCGTGCCCGTTCCGGACAGGCACGGGAGCACTGTGAGTCCAACGACTCGGTCGCCTGCGTCGCGGCGCCCGTGTACGACCACTCGTCCGAGGTGGTGGCCGCGATGAGCATCGCGGTCCCCATCCTCAGGTGGGACGAACGAGTCGAGCGGGAACTCGCCGGGACGGTGGTGCGCGGTGCCGCGAACCTGTCCGAAAGGTTGGGGCACCGCGCCGGAGGATAG
- a CDS encoding aldehyde dehydrogenase (NADP(+)) translates to MTSTRSTPAVPAEELEAVLDNAKAASGKLESARPEELAGMLRGVADALEGATEELVPLAQRESGLPEGRLRGELVRTTFQLRLFGDVVEEGSHLGAALDSPAPDWPTGARPDMRRVSLPLGPVLVFAASNFPFAFSVAGGDTASALAAGCPVVVKAHPGHPELSRRTAELVTIALREAGAPEGTFALIEGTESGQAAVLDGRIRAGAFTGSNSGGRALFDLACSRADPIPFYAEMGSVNPAFVTPEAAEQRGGEIARGYLDSYTLGVGQFCTKPGLLFVPQQALREFEETLVPEVRQRNAAPMLSSGIANAFRESLNSLREHSAVRELVTGGHSEDGVTPTLLSTTTEELLAHSEELMGECFGPVSLLVGYSDTDQLVEAATAFSGELTATVQGVEDEKVVESLFGLLRSRAGRLVWNGWPTGVSVSYAMQHGGPYPATTAPTHTSVGTAAVERFLRPVSFQNAPAAVLPDALRDGNPLGIPRRVDGELYSA, encoded by the coding sequence ATGACATCGACACGTTCGACTCCGGCCGTCCCGGCCGAGGAACTCGAAGCCGTCCTCGACAACGCGAAAGCGGCCTCCGGAAAGCTGGAAAGCGCTCGGCCGGAGGAACTGGCCGGGATGCTGCGCGGTGTCGCCGACGCGCTGGAAGGGGCAACCGAGGAACTCGTACCGCTGGCCCAGCGGGAAAGCGGCCTGCCGGAGGGCAGGCTGCGTGGTGAGCTGGTCCGGACCACCTTCCAGCTGCGGCTGTTCGGCGACGTCGTCGAGGAGGGCTCCCACCTGGGGGCCGCTCTCGATTCGCCCGCCCCGGACTGGCCGACAGGGGCGCGTCCCGACATGCGGCGCGTTTCCCTGCCGCTGGGGCCCGTCCTCGTGTTCGCCGCCAGCAACTTCCCGTTCGCCTTCAGCGTGGCCGGAGGCGACACCGCCTCGGCTCTGGCAGCGGGTTGCCCGGTCGTGGTCAAGGCGCACCCGGGGCATCCGGAGCTGTCCCGGCGCACCGCCGAGCTCGTGACCATCGCCCTGCGGGAAGCGGGCGCTCCGGAAGGAACGTTCGCCCTCATCGAGGGGACGGAGTCCGGCCAAGCGGCGGTGCTCGACGGGCGCATCAGGGCAGGCGCCTTCACCGGTTCGAACAGCGGAGGCCGGGCACTGTTCGACCTGGCCTGCTCCAGGGCCGATCCCATCCCCTTCTACGCCGAGATGGGCAGCGTGAACCCGGCGTTCGTCACCCCGGAGGCAGCCGAGCAGCGCGGGGGCGAGATAGCGCGCGGTTATCTCGACTCCTACACGCTGGGTGTCGGCCAGTTCTGCACCAAACCGGGGTTGTTGTTCGTTCCCCAGCAGGCGCTGCGGGAGTTCGAGGAAACCCTGGTTCCCGAGGTTCGGCAGCGCAACGCGGCCCCGATGCTCAGCTCGGGGATCGCCAACGCCTTCCGCGAGAGCCTGAACTCGCTGCGGGAGCACTCGGCCGTCCGGGAGCTGGTCACCGGTGGTCACTCCGAGGACGGAGTGACCCCGACGTTGCTGAGCACGACGACCGAAGAGCTGCTGGCCCACTCCGAGGAGCTGATGGGGGAGTGCTTCGGTCCGGTTTCCCTGCTCGTGGGCTATTCGGACACCGACCAGCTGGTCGAGGCCGCCACCGCCTTCTCCGGGGAGCTGACGGCCACGGTCCAGGGCGTCGAGGACGAGAAGGTCGTCGAGTCGCTGTTCGGGCTCCTGCGCAGCAGGGCCGGACGTCTGGTGTGGAACGGCTGGCCGACCGGCGTGAGCGTCAGTTACGCGATGCAGCACGGCGGTCCGTACCCGGCGACCACCGCTCCGACGCACACTTCGGTGGGCACGGCGGCCGTGGAGCGCTTCCTGCGTCCCGTCTCGTTCCAGAACGCTCCCGCGGCGGTGCTTCCGGACGCGTTGCGCGACGGCAATCCGCTCGGGATTCCGCGCCGGGTGGACGGGGAGCTGTACTCCGCGTGA
- a CDS encoding zinc-dependent alcohol dehydrogenase translates to MSDSAREVRIERPESLRVVPSEPTPPGPRETVVEVVRSGICGSDREVFTGGRPPEFVRYPVVPGHEWSGRVVAVGAEVDAGLNGRLVVGEGFRGCGVCPACRRGDNNLCADQYDETGFTSPGGWATYLTLPARLLHVLPDDADARSAAALEPAACAAAATLKLAAVPGERMAVVGGGSLGLLATQLIASTSPAELTLVEPNAARAEIAEACGAGRVCSPEEAKGRLASYDAVVEAAGASGTADLATRLSRPGGRVVLTGVAAADSGPPDPAHLVLSQITVHTVFGAPSRAWGHAVSSFTSGALDPALIITRELDLGEAERALRDLGDDRGRDVKTLLRP, encoded by the coding sequence ATGAGCGATTCCGCCCGAGAGGTGCGGATCGAGCGGCCGGAAAGCCTGCGGGTCGTTCCGAGCGAACCCACACCCCCGGGGCCGCGCGAGACCGTGGTCGAGGTCGTCCGCAGCGGGATCTGCGGATCGGACCGGGAGGTGTTCACCGGAGGCAGGCCGCCCGAGTTCGTGCGCTACCCGGTGGTCCCCGGGCACGAGTGGTCCGGAAGGGTCGTGGCCGTCGGCGCGGAGGTGGACGCGGGACTGAACGGCCGCCTCGTCGTGGGTGAGGGCTTCCGGGGCTGCGGCGTGTGCCCGGCGTGCAGGCGCGGGGACAACAACCTCTGCGCCGACCAGTACGACGAGACCGGGTTCACCAGCCCGGGGGGCTGGGCCACCTATCTCACCCTGCCCGCGCGGTTGTTGCACGTGCTCCCCGACGACGCGGACGCGCGCAGCGCCGCGGCACTGGAACCGGCGGCCTGCGCCGCGGCGGCGACCCTCAAACTCGCGGCTGTGCCGGGGGAACGGATGGCCGTCGTCGGGGGCGGGAGTCTGGGGCTGCTCGCGACGCAGCTCATCGCCTCGACCTCGCCCGCGGAGCTGACCCTGGTCGAACCGAACGCGGCCCGCGCGGAGATCGCGGAGGCGTGCGGAGCGGGCAGGGTGTGCTCGCCCGAGGAGGCGAAGGGGCGGCTCGCGAGCTACGACGCCGTCGTGGAGGCCGCGGGAGCCTCGGGAACGGCGGACCTGGCCACGCGCCTGTCCCGTCCCGGCGGACGCGTCGTGCTCACCGGGGTGGCCGCGGCGGACTCCGGACCGCCCGATCCGGCCCACCTGGTCCTTTCCCAGATCACGGTGCACACCGTGTTCGGCGCACCCTCCCGTGCGTGGGGGCACGCGGTGTCGAGTTTCACCAGTGGTGCCCTCGATCCGGCGCTGATCATCACCAGGGAACTCGATCTCGGCGAGGCGGAAAGGGCGCTCCGGGACCTGGGGGACGACCGCGGACGTGATGTGAAGACGCTGCTTCGCCCCTGA
- a CDS encoding sodium:solute symporter family protein — protein MHTLADGLRLSMNWMDSLILVIYFAVVLGIAFAAKRSVHTTLDFFLSGRSLPAWVTGLAFVSANLGATEILGMAANGAQYGAYTIHWYLIGAIPAMVFLGLVMMPFYYNSKVRSVPEFLLLRFSRSSHLLSSILFAVASVLIAGVNLYALAIVLQALLGWPIPVSIVVAGLFVLAYIIIGGLTSAIYNEVLQFFVIIAALVPLTVLGLVRVGGVGGLLDKVTASEGAQFLSAWGGTGFGQDNPLGANWLTITLGLGFAISFGYWTTNFAEVQRSLSAKNLSAARRTPLIAAFPKMFIPLIVVLPGVIALLVQPNIGQPGSEYDYNSAIPLLMAELLPNGVLGLAVTGLMASFMAGMAANVSSFNTVFTTDIWQAYIKPAMSDAHYLMTGRVVTAVGVLIGIGTAFIASSFSNIMNYMQTLFSFFNVPLFATFILALFWKRMTAQAGFWGLLLGTLAPVGFYSLYRVGIVEMGSDQAVNMTSSIIAFAVDVAVSVPVALATRPKPAAELAGLVYTKADANTRGELQKGDDAWYRKPALLGWGAIVLAVLCYIPFSL, from the coding sequence ATGCACACTCTGGCCGATGGGCTACGGCTGTCGATGAACTGGATGGACAGCCTCATTCTTGTCATCTATTTCGCGGTCGTTCTCGGGATCGCGTTTGCCGCAAAACGAAGCGTGCACACCACGCTGGACTTTTTCCTGTCCGGGCGCTCGTTGCCGGCTTGGGTCACCGGACTCGCGTTCGTCTCGGCGAATCTGGGGGCGACCGAGATACTCGGGATGGCCGCGAACGGGGCGCAATACGGTGCCTACACGATTCACTGGTACCTGATCGGCGCCATCCCCGCCATGGTCTTTCTCGGCCTGGTGATGATGCCGTTCTACTACAACTCCAAAGTGCGCAGTGTTCCCGAATTCCTGCTGCTGCGGTTCAGTCGTTCCTCGCACCTGCTGAGCTCGATCCTCTTCGCGGTGGCCTCGGTGCTCATAGCGGGTGTGAACCTCTACGCCCTGGCCATCGTTCTGCAGGCCCTGCTCGGTTGGCCGATTCCGGTCTCGATCGTGGTGGCGGGGCTCTTCGTGCTCGCCTACATCATCATCGGAGGACTCACCTCGGCCATTTACAACGAGGTGCTGCAGTTCTTCGTCATCATCGCGGCACTGGTGCCGCTCACCGTGCTCGGACTGGTCCGCGTCGGTGGTGTCGGAGGCCTGCTGGACAAGGTGACCGCCTCGGAAGGGGCGCAGTTCCTGAGCGCCTGGGGCGGAACCGGTTTCGGCCAGGACAATCCCCTGGGGGCGAACTGGCTGACCATCACCCTGGGACTCGGTTTCGCCATCTCGTTCGGCTACTGGACGACGAATTTCGCCGAGGTGCAGCGGTCCCTCTCGGCGAAGAACCTCTCCGCCGCGCGGCGCACCCCGTTGATCGCGGCGTTCCCCAAGATGTTCATCCCGCTGATCGTGGTGCTTCCCGGGGTGATCGCGCTGCTCGTGCAGCCGAACATCGGCCAGCCCGGAAGCGAGTACGACTACAATTCGGCGATACCACTGCTCATGGCCGAGTTGTTGCCGAACGGTGTTCTCGGATTGGCCGTCACCGGGCTGATGGCCTCCTTCATGGCGGGTATGGCGGCCAACGTGTCCAGTTTCAACACGGTTTTCACCACCGATATCTGGCAGGCCTACATCAAGCCGGCGATGTCGGACGCGCACTATCTGATGACAGGCCGCGTCGTCACCGCCGTGGGAGTGCTGATCGGGATCGGGACGGCGTTCATCGCGTCGTCGTTCAGCAACATCATGAACTACATGCAGACGTTGTTCTCCTTCTTCAACGTCCCGCTGTTCGCCACTTTCATACTCGCCCTGTTCTGGAAGCGGATGACCGCCCAGGCCGGTTTCTGGGGTCTGTTGCTCGGAACGCTGGCCCCGGTCGGTTTCTACAGCCTCTACCGAGTGGGCATCGTGGAAATGGGCAGCGATCAGGCGGTCAACATGACCTCCTCGATCATCGCCTTCGCGGTCGACGTCGCGGTGAGCGTGCCCGTCGCCCTGGCCACCAGGCCGAAACCGGCCGCGGAACTGGCCGGACTGGTCTACACGAAGGCCGATGCCAACACGCGGGGAGAACTGCAGAAGGGCGACGACGCCTGGTACCGCAAACCGGCCCTGCTCGGTTGGGGAGCGATCGTGCTCGCGGTGTTGTGCTACATCCCGTTCTCCCTATGA
- a CDS encoding LysR substrate-binding domain-containing protein, giving the protein MFTFTQLSSFIAVADELHFGRAAERLQLTQPPLSRHIQQLERELDTRLIDRGSRTVRLTPAGEKFLRDARNLVYEAETAIHSARRVSTGVSGSIRIGFTATSAYELLGGLVETAQEHLPHVDIQLRELVTRDQLKLLSEGSLDLGLIRPPVSDPALSSKKLLAERLLVALPMRHPLAVRTSEPLALTELAERDLVMYSPTEARYFHELLVGMFRDSGIAPRYRQYVSQIHTMLALVEVGLGAALVPAVATRLGLSGVVFREVLLPTPAPVELHAAWRACNDNPALDALLTHLGNW; this is encoded by the coding sequence ATGTTCACCTTCACGCAATTGAGCAGTTTCATAGCCGTCGCCGACGAGCTGCACTTCGGTCGCGCCGCCGAACGGCTCCAGCTGACCCAACCCCCGCTGAGCAGGCACATCCAGCAGCTGGAGCGGGAGCTGGACACGCGGCTGATCGACCGCGGAAGCCGCACCGTGCGACTCACTCCGGCCGGGGAGAAGTTCCTGCGGGACGCCAGGAACCTGGTGTACGAGGCGGAAACCGCGATTCACTCGGCACGCCGGGTCAGCACGGGAGTCTCCGGCTCGATACGGATCGGTTTCACCGCGACGTCGGCCTACGAGCTGCTCGGGGGGCTGGTGGAGACGGCGCAGGAACACCTCCCGCACGTCGACATACAGCTCCGGGAGCTGGTGACCCGCGACCAGCTGAAGCTGCTCTCGGAAGGCTCACTCGACCTGGGGCTCATCCGGCCCCCGGTGTCGGATCCCGCGCTGAGCTCGAAGAAGCTGCTGGCTGAACGGTTGCTCGTCGCGCTGCCGATGCGACATCCGCTGGCGGTGCGCACCTCGGAACCGCTCGCGCTCACCGAACTGGCCGAGCGGGACCTGGTGATGTACTCCCCGACGGAGGCCCGCTATTTCCACGAGCTGCTGGTCGGCATGTTCCGGGACTCCGGGATCGCTCCGCGGTACCGGCAGTACGTGAGCCAGATCCACACGATGCTGGCGCTGGTGGAAGTGGGGCTGGGAGCCGCGCTGGTCCCCGCGGTGGCCACTCGCCTGGGGCTGTCCGGAGTCGTCTTCCGCGAAGTCCTGCTGCCCACTCCCGCACCCGTCGAACTGCACGCGGCCTGGCGGGCCTGCAACGACAATCCCGCGTTGGATGCACTGCTCACCCATTTGGGGAACTGGTAG
- a CDS encoding U32 family peptidase gives MEARTFLRSQGLPAEDAEEPPASPRRFPDGAQYRVEIPSTEGPEVLDAVLSEAADRDVPVHRVSQGSGAMMLTDTELAEMAATAGRNHAELSLFARPQAGWHTGAMVGSRVGASIAAQARGTDQLAHVLEDVRRAADAGVRSVLITDLGVLSIAARMREDGKLPADMCFKCSVQMALSNPVSIAIAERLGADTYNVPTDLSIGQLASIRAATDLPLDIYIESPDDLGGFVRHYEIAEIVRVAAPVYVKFGLRNAPDIYPSGGHLISTAVALGRERVRRARIGLDMLHRYMPEATTSELPAPGLAVPRGESATSEKASDLR, from the coding sequence TTGGAAGCACGAACGTTCTTGCGATCCCAGGGGTTGCCCGCCGAGGACGCCGAAGAACCCCCCGCGAGCCCCCGACGTTTTCCGGACGGGGCGCAGTACCGCGTGGAGATCCCGAGCACCGAGGGGCCCGAGGTGCTCGACGCCGTCCTGTCCGAAGCCGCGGACCGGGACGTTCCCGTGCACCGGGTTTCCCAGGGCAGCGGGGCCATGATGCTCACGGACACCGAGCTCGCCGAGATGGCCGCCACAGCGGGGCGGAACCACGCGGAGTTGAGCCTGTTCGCCCGTCCGCAGGCGGGCTGGCACACCGGGGCGATGGTGGGATCCCGGGTGGGTGCTTCCATAGCGGCCCAGGCCCGTGGCACCGATCAACTCGCGCACGTGCTGGAGGACGTGCGCCGAGCCGCCGACGCGGGTGTGCGGAGTGTACTGATCACGGACCTCGGGGTGCTCTCGATCGCGGCGCGGATGCGCGAGGACGGGAAGTTGCCCGCGGACATGTGCTTCAAGTGCAGTGTCCAAATGGCTCTGTCCAATCCGGTTTCCATCGCGATCGCGGAGAGGCTCGGCGCCGACACCTACAACGTGCCGACGGACCTCTCCATCGGTCAGCTGGCCTCCATACGCGCGGCCACCGACCTGCCGCTCGACATCTACATCGAGTCCCCGGACGATCTGGGCGGATTCGTCCGGCACTACGAGATAGCGGAGATAGTCCGGGTCGCCGCACCCGTCTACGTCAAGTTCGGACTGCGCAACGCCCCCGACATCTATCCCAGCGGTGGTCACCTGATCTCCACGGCCGTCGCGCTCGGTCGGGAACGCGTGCGTCGTGCCCGTATCGGCCTGGACATGCTGCATCGCTACATGCCGGAGGCCACGACCTCGGAGCTGCCTGCCCCAGGGCTCGCCGTCCCGCGCGGCGAGTCCGCGACGAGCGAGAAGGCGAGTGATCTCAGGTGA
- a CDS encoding VOC family protein, with protein sequence MTIEFSAVGMVADDMAKTLAFYRLLGLDIPASADAESHVETTLPAGTRLMWDRAEAVRSMDPAWTPPSGGHRIALAFDCGSPGGVDGKYAEVIAADHRGHHAPWDAPWGQRYATVLDPDGNHVDLFASLPDRTVG encoded by the coding sequence ATGACCATCGAATTCAGCGCCGTCGGCATGGTCGCCGACGACATGGCGAAAACGCTCGCGTTCTACCGGCTGCTCGGCCTGGACATCCCCGCCTCCGCCGACGCGGAGTCGCACGTGGAGACGACCCTGCCCGCGGGGACCCGCCTGATGTGGGACAGGGCGGAGGCGGTGCGGTCGATGGACCCCGCGTGGACGCCTCCCTCCGGCGGGCACCGCATCGCCCTCGCCTTCGACTGCGGTTCGCCGGGGGGAGTCGACGGCAAGTACGCGGAGGTCATCGCGGCCGATCACCGGGGGCACCACGCCCCCTGGGACGCCCCGTGGGGACAGCGCTACGCGACCGTGCTCGACCCCGATGGCAACCACGTCGACCTGTTCGCGAGTCTTCCGGACCGAACAGTCGGTTGA